One window from the genome of Oncorhynchus gorbuscha isolate QuinsamMale2020 ecotype Even-year linkage group LG14, OgorEven_v1.0, whole genome shotgun sequence encodes:
- the LOC123995012 gene encoding sodium-dependent glucose transporter 1-like → MSVSAARDPVAKKKHVRFARMEEDDDDDDNDDQEEDTLFDKRKDTRRGLKSVMKGRKRSSNSEFDDEVEIIDGGGSGSGGCSSWMITLALCASFLGLGMSISVLGPTFQDLAINVNQDISNISYIFVGRSMGYIGGSVLSGILFDCMNSHLLLGLSMLVTAFGMFAIPFSKTAFLLTALMSSIGVSMGFLDTGGNVLILQTWGDQAGPHMQALHFSFAAGAFASPIIAKLLFGTDLDVATNSSMEASVANSTSPSVTDHVPQTVSSPTVIRFVHSSSTLKSMWAYVVIGGFILFVSLVFFILYARHSPSSGRAQTPSGKPLVSKHHNALIAMLFVFFFWYVGAEVAYGSFIFTYAKDYIHMDEAQAAGLNSLFWGTFAAGRGLAIFFATCMHPGTMILLSLVGCTLSSLFLTLFNSNRVALWVCTGVYGVSMSTTFPSGISWVEQYTTVTGRSAAVFVVGAALGEMVLPALVGFLLGRIHDQPLLMYLALGTATITSILFPFMFWLASSPSGPGRTPRTRSHMEPDDSEYRQALLDSGANDEEEEQEQQREQKQDDEADQWNDADFEVIEMDDASLMISPNKAALSSPSKALSLSPNKALSSPNKGLPPPDVAGTSGDTTATSVLATLQSLEPTVGASFSDSISLQGDSPRRKLLHSLDRQKRD, encoded by the exons ATGTCTGTCTCGGCCGCTAGAGATCCTGTCGCTAAAAAGAAGCATGTTCGTTTCGCTAGaatggaggaggatgatgatgatgatgataacgaTGACCAAGAGGAAGATACTCTGTTTGACAAGAGGAAAGACACGAGACGAGGGCTGAAGAGTGTaatgaaagggaggaagagaagttCGAATTCAGAGTTCGATGATGAGGTTGAAATCATCGATGGAGGTGGCAGCGGTTCTGGAGGCTGCAGCAGCTGGATGATCACCTTAGCGCTCTGTGCGTCATTCCTCGGCCTG GGGATGAGTATCTCTGTCTTAGGCCCCACATTTCAAGACCTTGCCATCAACGTCAACCAGGACATCAGCAACATCTCCTACATCTTCGTAGGCCGCTCGATGGGCTATATAGGCGGCTCTGTGTTGTCCGGGATTCTCTTTGACTGCATGAACAGCCATCTGCTGCTGG GCCTCTCCATGCTGGTCACAGCGTTTGGGATGTTTGCCATCCCTTTCTCTAAGACGGCCTTTCTCCTCACCGCCCTGATGTCCAGTATTGGAGTTTCCATGGGCTTTCTAGATACAG GCGGTAATGTCCTGATCCTGCAGACGTGGGGGGATCAGGCTGGCCCCCACATGCAGGCCTTGCACTTCAGCTTCGCTGCTGGGGCCTTCGCCTCGCCCATCATTGCCAAGCTGCTGTTTGGAACGGACCTGGACGTGGCTACAAACAGCAGCATGGAAGCCTCTGTGGCAAACTCCACCTCCCCATCTGTCACAGACCACGTGCCCCAAACTGTGTCCTCTCCTACGGTTATTCGCTTCGTCCACAGTAGCAGCACCCTCAAGTCCATGTGGGCCTACGTTGTGATCGGTGGTTTCATCCTGTTCGTCTCCCTCGTCTTCTTCATCCTTTACGCCCGCCACAGCCCCTCTAGTGGCAGGGCCCAGACCCCCTCAGGGAAACCCCTGGTGTCCAAGCACCACAACGCACTCATCGCTATGCTCTTTGTCTTCTTCTTCTGGTACGTGGGGGCCGAGGTGGCGTACGGCTCCTTTATCTTCACCTATGCTAAGGATTACATTCATATGGACGAGGCCCAGGCAGCAGGGCTCAACTCCCTGTTCTGGGGAACGTTTGCTGCCGGCCGGGGCCTGGCCATCTTCTTTGCGACCTGCATGCACCCAGGCACCATGATTCTACTGAGCCTGGTGGGCTGCACCCTGTCCTCCCTGTTCCTCACCCTCTTCAACAGCAACAGGGTGGCCCTGTGGGTCTGCACTGGTGTCTATGGTGTCTCCATGTCGACCACTTTCCCCAGTGGGATCTCCTGGGTGGAGCAGTACACCACGGTGACCGGGCGCTCTGCTGCGGTGTTCGTGGTGGGGGCGGCCCTGGGGGAGATGGTGCTGCCCGCCCTGGTGGGCTTCCTACTGGGAAGGATCCATGATCAGCCCTTGCTAATGTACCTGGCCCTGGgcaccgccaccatcacctccatCCTCTTCCCCTTCATGTTCTGGCTGGCCTCGTCCCCCAGCGGCCCCGGTAGGACACCTCGCACCAGGAGCCACATGGAGCCTGACGACAGCGAGTACCGCCAAGCCTTGCTGGACTCGGGCGCCAatgatgaggaagaggagcaggagcagcagcGGGAACAGAAGCAGGATGACGAGGCCGACCAGTGGAATGATGCTGACTTCGAGGTCATCGAGATGGATGACGCCAGCCTTATGATCTCTCCTAATAAAGCGGCGCTCTCTTCTCCGAGCAAAGCGCTCTCTTTATCTCCTAATAAAGCGTTGTCATCTCCTAACAAAGGGCTTCCACCACCTGATGTTGCTGGGACATCAGGGGACACCACTGCCACATCTGTCCTCGCTACTCTCCAGTCCCTAGAGCCAACAGTTGGGGCCTCTTTCTCAGACTCTATCTCTCTCCAGGGAGACTCACCCAGACGGAAACTGCTGCATTCCCTGGACCGGCAGAAGAGAGACTAG